One genomic window of Cannabis sativa cultivar Pink pepper isolate KNU-18-1 chromosome 2, ASM2916894v1, whole genome shotgun sequence includes the following:
- the LOC133034298 gene encoding uncharacterized protein LOC133034298, with amino-acid sequence MEAYTGDSDPSDHLSRFNRVMTVMRVSNDAKCLCFPLTLSDFAEEWFKKMELGSVDCWNKLQVSFWRQFVAARKINLEVSALTNIKKLPTETLKNFIKRLKEEASKTKKVDDRQQLALLQAGIRTGTPFWNEIQQDVAANLRDF; translated from the coding sequence ATGGAAGCTTACACCGGGGACTCAGACCCCAGCGATCATTTGTCTCGATTCAACCGAGTAATGACGGTTATGAGGGTTAGTAATGACGCCAAGTGTTTATGCTTTCCACTAACTTTGAGCGATttcgcggaggaatggttcaaaaaaatgGAACTAGGATCTGTGGATTGCTGGAACAAGTTGCAAGTTAGTTTttggagacagtttgtcgcggCGAGAAAGATTAACCTCGAAGTGagcgccttgactaacatcaagaaaCTACCCACGGAAACCTTGAAGAATTTTATAAAGAGGTTGAAGGAAGAAgcctcaaaaaccaagaaagtcgatgacagacaacagcttgcacttcttcaAGCCGGAATCCGTACAGGAACCCCATTTTGGAATGAAATACAACAGGATGTAGCTGCTAACCTCCGAGATTTCTAG